Proteins encoded within one genomic window of Carassius carassius chromosome 22, fCarCar2.1, whole genome shotgun sequence:
- the LOC132098947 gene encoding CWF19-like protein 1 has translation MLFGMEDKPLRVLACGDVEGRINALFNRVNAIQKKSRQFDLLLCVGEFFGTSPDAEAEWEAYKSGAKKAPIHTYVLGAASQKTVKYLPNSDGCELAENITCLGRRGIFTGASGLQIAYVSGRESQQEPAPLNCFTSKDIIALASPLLSNSKFRGVDILLTSQWPRGVWQYGNSPENDTKFCGVSSIADLADKLKPRYHFAGLEAVHYERLPYRNHVVLQENAQHVSRFIALATVNNPAKKKYLYAFNIVSMKNMDPAELVKQPQDVTESPYRKAMKDGRNEKPPPSMTGAEEEPVSQFFFDLGQKKPQHQQRQHGRKRQTDGDRPNYPKQPKRPPQPTGPCWFCLASPEVEKHLVISIGTHCYMALAKGGLTPDHVLLLPIGHYQSVVDLASEVVEEMEKYKSAVKKFCKSRAQRCIMFERNYRSQHLQLQVVPVPMEKCSTEDIKEAFMTQAEEQQMELMEIPAHTDLKQIAPPGTPYFYVELDTG, from the exons ATGTTATTCGGTATGGAAGACAAGCCTTTACGTGT GCTCGCATGTGGCGACGTTGAAGGAAGAATAAATGCCTTATTCAACCGGGTGAACGCCATTCAGAAAAAGAGCAGGCAGTTTGAT TTGTTGCTGTGTGTTGGTGAGTTCTTTGGAACTTCTCCTGACGCTGAGGCAGAATGGGAAGCATACAAATCTGGTGCAAAAAAGG CACCCATTCACACATATGTCCTCGGCGCAGCCAGCCAAAAGACTGTGAAGTATCTCCCAAACTCTGATGGCTGCGAGCTGGCAGAAAACATCACATGTTTGG GTCGAAGAGGCATTTTCACTGGGGCATCGGGGCTTCAGATTGCTTATGTCAGTGGCAGAGAATCTCAGCAGGAACCTGCTCCCTTAAACTGCTTCACCTCTAAAGATATCATTGCCCTGGCGTCCCCACTGCTGTCTAACTCCAAATTTCGAGGAGTGGACATTCTCCTGACGTCCCAGTGGCCTCGAGGCGTATGGCAGTATGGAAACAGTCCC GAAAATGACACAAAGTTTTGTGGGGTTTCGTCCATCGCAGATCTCGCTGACAAACTGAAGCCCCGTTACCATTTTGCGGGACTGGAAGCGGTCCATTACGAGAGGCTGCCTTACAG GAATCATGTGGTCCTTCAAGAGAATGCTCAGCATGTCAGTAGATTCATCGCCCTGGCAACAGTCAACAATCCTGCCAAGAAGAag TATTTGTATGCATTCAACATCGTCTCGATGAAAAACATGGACCCCGCAGAGTTAGTCAAGCAGCCTCAGGATGTCACAGAAAGTCCCTACAGGAAAGCTATGAAAGATGGGAGGAATGAAAAACCGCCACCCTCTATGACAGGCGCGGAG GAGGAACCGGTATCCCAGTTCTTTTTTGATCTTGGCCAAAAGAAGCCACAGCACCAGCAACGTCAGCATGGCAGGAAGAGGCAAACAGATGGAGACAGACCTAATTACCCCAAACAGCCCAAAAGACCCC CACAGCCCACCGGACCCTGTTGGTTCTGCCTCGCAAGTCCAGAAGTCGAGAAGCACTTGGTCATAAGCATTGGAACACAT TGTTACATGGCTCTCGCTAAGGGTGGTCTCACTCCCGACCATGTTCTCCTGCTGCCCATCGGACATTACCAGTCAGTGGTGGATTTGGCTTCGGAGGTGGTCGAAGAGATGGAGAAATACAAGAGTGCTGTCAAGAAGTTCTGTAAAAGCAGAGCCCAGCGGTGCATCATGTTTGAGAGGAACTACCGTAGCCAGCACCTTCAACTACAG GTAGTGCCGGTGCCCATGGAGAAGTGCAGTACAGAAGACATCAAGGAGGCGTTCATGACTCAAGCTGAAGAGCAGCAGATGGAGCTGATGGAGATTCCAGCTCATACAGACCTCAAACAG ATTGCTCCTCCAGGAACGCCCTACTTTTATGTGGAGCTGGATACAGGCTAG